In Clostridium ljungdahlii DSM 13528, the genomic window TATCTTATCACTAATTAATACGGATAATATAGTTAGTATTTCACAAAATTTATTTTGGTATTTTAGCTAAAATGAAAATTCCTATAATTGCTAAATTTGCAGCTGAAAGGGCTACGGATCAGGAGATTGAGAACATACGTAAGATTGAAAATAAGTTTGAAGAAGAAGCAAATGAGGGCATATACAATCCGGAAACAGATAAAAAATTACACGTTGAGATATCAAAAGCTTCTCATAATGATTTGTTTATCAAATTTACCAATGATATAAACAATGTGATGAAAGAGCATAAAATGTGGATTTTCCTTCGTGACAGAACTGTTACTAGACTGGAATACAGGGATATCAATGTAAGTGAACATATGGAGATTGTTAAATCCATTGAAAGTTGTGATGGTGAAGAGGCAATGAAAAAAATGCCTAAACACATGAATAGCCTGTACGACAGGTATTGGAAGGAATAAGAGAGATTCTAAAATTTAGTTAAAATTTTTATGCTTTTTTCTTCTAATGATTAAGTGTTTAATCTTTCAATCATAGCATAGACTGACGAAAATATATTTTAAAATTGTTATCTAAAATAAGCTTTAAATACTTGTCTCTAAGTATCTAGAGCTTATTTTTATTTGATGAGCAATATAAAAAATAAACCCATTGTATAAAAAATAAGTTGTATACAATGAGCAATGTTGAAGTAAATTATGAATTAAAACAAATTTTCTATTTTATTAAAAACACCTTTCCAAGACATATTGTCTATGACTTCTTTTACTTTTGGGTCTTTTTTATAGTATTTATTTTTAATTTTTTCTAATTGATTTTCTATAGCCTTGGAAAATTCCTTTTCAAAGTTAGGTAAGTCTTCTTCAAAAGGTTCATCTAAACTTTTCAGAGAAGGCATTTTAACATATTCTATTAAACCTTTTTTGTTAATGTAATCTCCAAAAAAATCTTTGACACCAGGCAAGTTTGTAGTTACTATTAACATGCCAGATGCAAGGGCTTCAGTTAATACTAAAGGGAGCCCTTCAAAAAAGGATGGAAATACAAAAAGATGACTTTCTCTAAAGAGCTTTGATAATTCTTTTTGAGAAATCGAACCTTTTAATATTATTCTTAATCTGCTTTCTTCAGCCATTTTTTCAATGGCTTTAAATTGGCTGCCTGTGCCAGAGCCTGCTAAAATGAGTTCTATAGAATTTCTATCTATATCTAGTTTATTATAAGATTTTATAAGGGATGGAATTCCTTTTGCAAAATTTAATTTCCCGGCATAAATAAGTTTTATCTTATCCATGTTTTTTTCAGTATCATTAGTATAGAAAATGTTTGGATTAAAACCAACTCCAACCACAGTAATTTTATTTTTGTCTATTTGATATTTTTTTATTATCTCATTTTTTTGATCTTCATGCAGAGCAGCTATATTGTCTATTTTTCTGCAATATTTGGATACATAATTATTAAAATTAGGAGCTAAATCCATTTGCCTTAAGTCTGTACCATGACATATTGCTATTGTTTTTATAAGTGGAAACATTTCTTTCACCATTGCGGAAAGTATCCACAAATGGTGAGTTATTATTATATCAGGTCTAAATTCTGCTACTGATTTTGTAAGAACTTCAGAAAAGGCATTTTTCCATTTGATTAGCATATCATTATCTAATTTTCTATACATAGTACTTTTATAAGGCATTATATCTGTCATACCTACTACGGGAAAAGGAAGCTTTTCTGTTTGGAAAACTACAGGATAAAACTTAACATTTTCTTTAAAGTGTATGTTAAATTCATCTGCAGGGATACCTGCTATTACAGCTTGAGAATAACCTTTTTTATCTCCCTGCTCTATTAAAGCTTGAAGATATGTACCACTGCCTGTTTTTTCAGGCCTTTGAGCTATTACATGTAGTATTTTTTTCAAATTTAACACCCACCTAATTAAATTTATATTTATTAACTCAACTTCCAATTAAATTGTTTTGTAATTTTTTTAAACTGTGAACCAACTACTTTACCCAATCAACTGCATCCTGTAGTAGAACCGCAGTCAAGACATACCATGCAGGTGCCATTTCTCACCATTCTAGTGCTTGAACAAGTAGGACATACTGTACCATAAACTTTTTCACCATCTATTTTTTTTATTTTTGTCTCATTTCCATTAGTTTTTATGGTGTTTAATTCAGGTGAAGAATTGCCTAAAACTAAGCTGTCTTTATCGTAATTTTCAGGTTTAACTTGACACCTTGAAAAATCCCCCAGTTCTATATCAATTACTTTACTTATAAGGTCTGAAATTGAGGATACATATTTTATGTAGGGATGCTTCTGAACAAATCCATAAGGCTCATATTTTTGTCCCCTGAGCATTCGTGATATATCCTGAGGTGGAACATGGTATTGCAGCATAACGGATATTGCTTTAGACAGGGAATTTAGAAGCCCCATTATTATAGTACCCTCTCTATCTGTAGTTATATATATTTCAGATATTTCATCATTAGAATTTCTGTTTACTGTAGTGTATATTTTAACGTCATCTATTTGAGCAGGGTGCGTAGTTCCTTTACGAATTCCAATAATTTTATCTCGCTTTGAATACTTTATTCCTTTTTGTAGTTCCTTTACCTTTGATAAAAGTTGGTTATAGGTAAAATCTTCGATATTTATATCATTGGAATCTGACAAAGTGGTATTTAAAGGCTGAGCAGCTTTAGAAGAATCCCTATAAAGGGTAATGCCTTTAACTCCTAGTTTCCAAGAGGTAAGAACAACATCTTTAAAATCTTGTACTGAAGCAGTTTTAGGCAAGTTTACAGTTTTAGATACGGAACCCGATATAAGAGGGGTCAAAGAAGCTACCATCTTTACATGTCCCATAGGATCAATATATCTTTCGCCGCTGCCGCATTTATTTGAAGTATCAAATATGCTTAGGTGTTCATCTTTTAAGTGAGGTGCACCTTCTATTTTGCCATCCAGTATTTTTTCATAAGTATAGTCATTTTCAGATACATTTTCCTTTTCAAGTACATAGGACAGTATGTCTTCTATTTGTTCAGAGGTATAGCCTAGGTTTTTAAGGGCAATGGTTATTACAGGATTTATAATAGTCATAAATCCTCCTCCAGATAACTTCTTATAAACAATGTGACTGAAAAATGGTTCTATTGAAGTAGCTCCACAGTCCATGGCGAAGGATATGGTTCCTGTAGGTGCTATAACTGAAACTTGGGCATTTCTGTATCCAAATTTGATACCACTTTTAAGTGCATTTATCCAGCAATCTTTTAAAGTCTTTCCTATGTAAGAAAGTCCTTCCTTTTTTAAAACGCTGTGTTTTACTTTTAACGGAACATAATTTAGATCTTCAAATTCATTTGAAAAGTTATTCCCTAGAATTGCTTGGAGAGACTCTATATCTACAGAGGCTGCTCTGGCATGATTTCTTAAAACTCTCATCATATAGGGCTTATTTATTTCAAACTTTTTAAATGGACCTATTTCTTTTGCCATAAGAGAAGATACGTAATAAGACTCACCTGTAAGTATTCCAACAAGTGATGCAGCTAAAGTTCTAGCCTCATCTGAATCGTAAGGATACCCCATAACCATAAATAACGAAGCTATATTTGATATACCAAGTCCTGTGGTTCTAAAAAGATAAGTTTTTCTAGCTATATCTTCTGTAGGAAATTGTCCCCAGTGTATTGAAGATTCAAGAATAAGCTGAACAAGATCTATTATGTGCAAATATCCTTCTATGTCAAAAGTGTTATTGGTTATATTATAGAACTTGTATATATTTATAGAAGCAAGGTTACAGGAAGTATCATCCAAAAAAGCATATTCTCCGCAGGGGTTTGTAGAATTTATCCTGTTATAAGGAGCATTTAGTTTGCCATCTTCACCTGCAGGACAGGTGTGCCAGGCATTAAATGTAGTACTGAACTGAGGTGCAGGATCAGCACATTTCCAGGCAGAATTATTAAAGGCATCCCATATGTTTTTTATTTTTTCTATCCTATTAAGCTTTGGGTCAGTTCGACCAATAAGCTCAATGGTATCATCTGGGTTTTGTTCTAATTTGCTTACCTTATTCATAAATTCATCGGAAAATCTTACTGAATTATTGCTGTTTTGACCAGATACAGTTTCGTAAGCTTCACCATCGATATCTGTATCATATCCCATTTTACCAAGAGCTCTTACTTTGTCTTCTTCTTTGGATTTCCAGTTTATAAAGTCCATTATTTCGGGATGGTCTACATCAAGGCATACCATTTTTGCAGCCCTTCTTGTAGTACCACCAGATTTAATAGCTCCTGCATTTTTATCCAATGCTTTTAAAAAACTCATAAGTCCGGAAGAAGATCCTCCACCAGATAATTTTTCACCTTTTGCTCTTATAGTAGAAAAATTAGTGCCAGTTCCAGAACCTCCCTTAAATAATTTTGTCTCTGTGACAAATTGATTTGATATGGAATGTGATCCTAGAAGTTTATCTTCAATAGAAAGTATAAAGCAAGCAGAAGCCTGAGTCCTTGTATAATTATCTTTAGACTCTACTACTTTATTGAGGTTTTCATCGAAGTAGTAATTTCCCTGTTTAGCACCACATATGTCATAAGATAATTTAAGACCTGTATTAAACCATTGAGGAGAATTAGGAGCACACATCTGATTTAAGAGAGCATATGCACATTCATCATAAAAAATAGAAGACTCATCTTCTGTTTTTATAAGTCCTTCATCTTTTAGTGATTCACACCAGAAATTTACCATCCTGTGAGTTACAGATTTCATACTATTTTCATAACCATTTTCTCCGGGAACTCCAGCTTTTCTAAAATATTTAGAAGCTATTATATCGCAAGCATTTTGAGAGTAATTTTCAGGAAATTCTAGATTCTTCATATCAACTAATACTTTTCCTGTTTTATGATCTTTTAAGAACACGTCAACTTTTTTCCATTTAAATAAATCATATACTGTTTTATTATTGTTTTGTTTAAGAGATTTTGTAAAGTATCTTTTAAACAAGTCTTTTACGCAGTCCAATTGGCCTACCTCCTAATAATATTTAAGGGTTTTTTAATTAAAGTGTTATATGAAATTGTTAGTTTCCATAAGCATAATTAAATAAAGATACTATATATAGTGTAAATAAGATTACATAAATACCATATATAGTGTCATTATATTATATGATATATTTTAGAAAAACTCAATTCATGATATGTATTATATTTTAGCATATTTTTAAAATAATATAGTTTTTTTTCTTCATATGTTTTTATTTTGCAACTATAATGATTTATAATTTAAATATAGGTTTTCAAATATTAAATTCTTAAGGAGAGTAAATTATATGATAAGAAAATTTGAACATT contains:
- a CDS encoding glycosyltransferase family 4 protein; translation: MLNLKKILHVIAQRPEKTGSGTYLQALIEQGDKKGYSQAVIAGIPADEFNIHFKENVKFYPVVFQTEKLPFPVVGMTDIMPYKSTMYRKLDNDMLIKWKNAFSEVLTKSVAEFRPDIIITHHLWILSAMVKEMFPLIKTIAICHGTDLRQMDLAPNFNNYVSKYCRKIDNIAALHEDQKNEIIKKYQIDKNKITVVGVGFNPNIFYTNDTEKNMDKIKLIYAGKLNFAKGIPSLIKSYNKLDIDRNSIELILAGSGTGSQFKAIEKMAEESRLRIILKGSISQKELSKLFRESHLFVFPSFFEGLPLVLTEALASGMLIVTTNLPGVKDFFGDYINKKGLIEYVKMPSLKSLDEPFEEDLPNFEKEFSKAIENQLEKIKNKYYKKDPKVKEVIDNMSWKGVFNKIENLF
- a CDS encoding vitamin B12-dependent ribonucleotide reductase — protein: MDCVKDLFKRYFTKSLKQNNNKTVYDLFKWKKVDVFLKDHKTGKVLVDMKNLEFPENYSQNACDIIASKYFRKAGVPGENGYENSMKSVTHRMVNFWCESLKDEGLIKTEDESSIFYDECAYALLNQMCAPNSPQWFNTGLKLSYDICGAKQGNYYFDENLNKVVESKDNYTRTQASACFILSIEDKLLGSHSISNQFVTETKLFKGGSGTGTNFSTIRAKGEKLSGGGSSSGLMSFLKALDKNAGAIKSGGTTRRAAKMVCLDVDHPEIMDFINWKSKEEDKVRALGKMGYDTDIDGEAYETVSGQNSNNSVRFSDEFMNKVSKLEQNPDDTIELIGRTDPKLNRIEKIKNIWDAFNNSAWKCADPAPQFSTTFNAWHTCPAGEDGKLNAPYNRINSTNPCGEYAFLDDTSCNLASINIYKFYNITNNTFDIEGYLHIIDLVQLILESSIHWGQFPTEDIARKTYLFRTTGLGISNIASLFMVMGYPYDSDEARTLAASLVGILTGESYYVSSLMAKEIGPFKKFEINKPYMMRVLRNHARAASVDIESLQAILGNNFSNEFEDLNYVPLKVKHSVLKKEGLSYIGKTLKDCWINALKSGIKFGYRNAQVSVIAPTGTISFAMDCGATSIEPFFSHIVYKKLSGGGFMTIINPVITIALKNLGYTSEQIEDILSYVLEKENVSENDYTYEKILDGKIEGAPHLKDEHLSIFDTSNKCGSGERYIDPMGHVKMVASLTPLISGSVSKTVNLPKTASVQDFKDVVLTSWKLGVKGITLYRDSSKAAQPLNTTLSDSNDINIEDFTYNQLLSKVKELQKGIKYSKRDKIIGIRKGTTHPAQIDDVKIYTTVNRNSNDEISEIYITTDREGTIIMGLLNSLSKAISVMLQYHVPPQDISRMLRGQKYEPYGFVQKHPYIKYVSSISDLISKVIDIELGDFSRCQVKPENYDKDSLVLGNSSPELNTIKTNGNETKIKKIDGEKVYGTVCPTCSSTRMVRNGTCMVCLDCGSTTGCS
- a CDS encoding FadR/GntR family transcriptional regulator, with translation MKIPIIAKFAAERATDQEIENIRKIENKFEEEANEGIYNPETDKKLHVEISKASHNDLFIKFTNDINNVMKEHKMWIFLRDRTVTRLEYRDINVSEHMEIVKSIESCDGEEAMKKMPKHMNSLYDRYWKE